Proteins from a single region of Pseudalkalibacillus hwajinpoensis:
- a CDS encoding deoxynucleoside kinase — translation MNQTPFIAVEGPIGVGKTSLSRAIAAHYQFELFQEIVEENPFLGKFYDNIEEWSFQTEMFFLSHRYKQLEEMEKHHLSKQLPVISDYHIFKNKIFAQQTLSDKHFSKYMKIYDILTEGMPEPNVIIYLNASLETLLNRISQRGRQIEKSIDPAYLERLSSDYERFMQEFEAHHPDIPVLRFNGDEMDFVSNQDDLHTIFQSLEKTLKEGDPVK, via the coding sequence ATGAACCAGACCCCATTTATTGCCGTCGAAGGCCCCATCGGAGTTGGAAAGACCTCCCTATCTCGAGCAATTGCTGCTCATTATCAATTTGAACTTTTTCAAGAAATCGTAGAAGAGAATCCCTTTCTCGGTAAGTTTTACGACAACATTGAAGAGTGGAGCTTCCAAACCGAGATGTTTTTTCTCAGCCATCGATACAAACAGTTAGAGGAAATGGAGAAGCATCATTTATCAAAACAGCTTCCCGTTATTTCCGATTACCACATCTTTAAGAATAAGATATTTGCCCAACAGACACTTAGTGACAAGCACTTTTCTAAATATATGAAGATTTATGACATTCTAACCGAAGGAATGCCCGAACCGAACGTCATTATCTATTTAAATGCTAGCCTTGAAACGCTGCTTAACCGTATTTCACAACGTGGAAGACAGATTGAAAAAAGCATCGATCCCGCTTACCTTGAGCGTCTTTCATCTGACTATGAACGGTTTATGCAAGAATTTGAAGCACATCATCCTGATATTCCTGTGCTCCGTTTCAATGGTGATGAGATGGATTTTGTGTCCAATCAAGATGATTTACACACCATCTTCCAATCCCTCGAAAAAACATTGAAAGAAGGAGACCCTGTTAAATGA
- a CDS encoding cation:proton antiporter: protein MDSNQILILLFIGYLVYTIDKKQKNFPAPLVLLGLGIGLSFLPFFSSVHITKDIIFEWFLPALLFISAYQFPFAHLKKHAGIIAALSTLGLLLSALLLGSLLFIMSGPFLSLSFVGALLIASILTPTDPVSVVSILKQASKDPKIADVVEGESMVNDGTSIVLFTVFAGMYLGDESFSISSFIYDFALVSIGGIAIGAIFSWIVCRAISFTHQRQYQVMLSIVLAYGSFYVAENLGVSGVLSVVAAGIMLSYELDGFIKESHYREYLNSFWEVVEPSILALIFLLIGIESTNYLDFNYWVFAGLIFLASVVVRFLVLAGIIKSFTAWRNEFNWKDISLVTWSGIRGTMSVALLLSLESEYGSGDSTLISLTFGAVLLSLVFQSVTIYPMSSYFEKKAK from the coding sequence ATGGATTCTAATCAGATCTTAATTTTACTGTTCATCGGTTATTTAGTTTATACGATTGATAAAAAGCAAAAAAACTTCCCTGCACCACTGGTCTTATTAGGTTTAGGAATAGGACTTTCTTTTCTTCCGTTCTTCAGCTCCGTACATATAACGAAAGACATTATCTTTGAATGGTTTCTACCTGCTCTTCTTTTTATTTCTGCGTATCAGTTTCCGTTTGCTCATCTAAAAAAGCACGCGGGTATTATTGCCGCATTAAGCACGCTGGGATTACTATTGAGTGCTCTCCTCCTCGGTAGTTTATTATTTATTATGAGCGGGCCGTTCCTTTCATTATCATTTGTTGGGGCTTTATTAATTGCTTCTATTCTTACACCTACTGATCCCGTCTCTGTGGTCTCGATTTTAAAGCAGGCTTCAAAAGATCCAAAGATAGCAGATGTGGTCGAAGGTGAATCGATGGTGAACGATGGAACGAGTATCGTTCTTTTTACAGTGTTCGCTGGCATGTATCTTGGTGATGAGAGCTTTTCTATTAGCTCGTTTATTTATGACTTTGCTCTTGTGTCAATTGGAGGAATTGCGATCGGAGCGATATTTAGTTGGATTGTCTGTCGAGCCATTTCTTTTACACACCAGCGACAATATCAGGTGATGCTAAGTATCGTGCTCGCTTATGGAAGTTTTTATGTAGCAGAAAATCTTGGTGTGTCAGGAGTTCTCTCCGTCGTTGCAGCTGGAATCATGCTTTCATATGAACTTGATGGCTTTATTAAAGAATCACACTATAGAGAATACCTTAACAGCTTCTGGGAAGTTGTTGAGCCAAGTATTCTCGCATTGATTTTTTTATTAATAGGGATTGAATCAACAAACTATCTTGATTTTAACTACTGGGTATTTGCAGGATTGATCTTTCTCGCATCTGTAGTTGTTCGTTTCCTTGTGCTTGCAGGTATTATTAAATCATTTACAGCCTGGCGTAATGAATTTAATTGGAAAGACATTTCGCTTGTTACCTGGTCCGGCATACGGGGAACGATGTCGGTTGCACTTCTTCTAAGTTTGGAATCTGAGTATGGTTCAGGAGATAGTACACTTATCTCTCTCACGTTTGGGGCTGTGTTGCTATCTCTTGTTTTTCAAAGCGTGACGATCTATCCGATGTCTAGTTATTTTGAGAAAAAAGCGAAATGA
- a CDS encoding deoxynucleoside kinase — translation MNLREKYNIPQDAVITIAGTVGVGKSTITSSLANALQFRTSLEKVDNNPYLEKFYNDFSRWSFHLQIYFLAERFKEQKRMFEYGGGFVQDRSIYEDTGIFAKMHYEKGTMSAVDYDTYTNLFQSMVMTPFFPHPDLMIYLEGSFDDVVDRIKERGRPMEQQTPTAYWEEMYERYTNWIDSFNACPILRLNINEYDLVNDPSSVELILKRIEQKFQQIPSLSR, via the coding sequence ATGAATCTCAGAGAAAAATACAACATCCCACAGGATGCCGTCATTACAATCGCTGGTACGGTAGGCGTCGGGAAGTCTACCATTACGAGCTCACTTGCTAACGCCTTACAATTTAGGACTTCTCTTGAAAAAGTAGATAACAATCCATATTTAGAGAAATTCTATAATGACTTCTCACGTTGGAGCTTTCACTTGCAAATTTACTTCCTTGCTGAGCGCTTTAAAGAACAGAAGAGAATGTTTGAATATGGTGGAGGATTTGTTCAGGATCGTTCCATTTATGAAGATACAGGCATCTTTGCAAAAATGCATTATGAAAAAGGAACAATGTCAGCTGTTGACTATGATACTTACACGAATCTGTTTCAGTCTATGGTGATGACGCCTTTCTTCCCCCATCCTGATTTAATGATCTATCTTGAAGGATCATTTGATGATGTCGTTGATCGCATTAAAGAGCGTGGCCGTCCGATGGAGCAGCAAACGCCAACTGCTTATTGGGAAGAAATGTATGAGCGCTATACAAATTGGATTGACAGTTTCAATGCCTGTCCAATTCTCCGCTTAAATATCAATGAGTATGATCTAGTTAACGACCCATCCTCTGTTGAACTTATCTTAAAGCGTATTGAACAGAAATTTCAACAAATCCCTTCTTTAAGTAGATAA
- the recR gene encoding recombination mediator RecR, with amino-acid sequence MHYPEPISKLIDSFMKLPGIGPKTAVRLAFFVLEMNDDDVLDFGKALVNAKRQLTYCSVCNHITDTDPCRICSDSHRDETIICVVQDAKDVIAIEKMKDYTGLYHVLHGAISPVEGIGPEDIKVPELLKRLQDDKVTEIILATDPTIEGEATAMYIARLVKPTGIRITRIAHGLPVGGDLEYADEVTLSKAMEGRREL; translated from the coding sequence GTGCATTATCCTGAACCAATATCAAAACTGATCGACAGTTTTATGAAATTGCCGGGAATCGGACCAAAAACGGCGGTCCGCCTGGCTTTTTTCGTTCTTGAAATGAATGATGATGATGTCCTTGATTTCGGAAAAGCGTTAGTTAATGCAAAGCGTCAGTTAACTTATTGTTCTGTGTGTAATCACATTACAGACACCGATCCTTGTCGTATTTGTTCAGATAGCCATCGCGATGAGACGATTATCTGTGTCGTTCAAGATGCTAAAGATGTTATTGCTATCGAAAAAATGAAAGACTACACAGGTTTATACCATGTTCTTCATGGTGCTATTTCTCCTGTTGAAGGTATTGGGCCTGAAGATATCAAGGTACCAGAGTTATTGAAACGTCTGCAGGATGATAAGGTAACAGAAATTATACTAGCGACGGACCCGACGATTGAAGGAGAAGCAACAGCGATGTATATTGCTCGCCTGGTTAAGCCTACAGGTATTCGTATTACTCGTATTGCTCATGGTCTCCCTGTTGGGGGCGATCTTGAGTATGCTGATGAAGTCACCCTTTCGAAAGCAATGGAAGGACGTCGTGAATTGTAG
- the dnaX gene encoding DNA polymerase III subunit gamma/tau, with translation MSYQALYRVWRPQTFEDVVGQGHVTRTIQNALMQQKISHAYLFTGPRGTGKTSAAKIIAKAINCEKAPVAEPCNECSACLGITDGSISDVIEIDAASNTGVDDIRDIRDKVKYAPSSVSYKVYIIDEVHMLSTGAFNALLKTLEEPPKHVVFILATTEPHKIPLTIISRCQRFDMRRITAQDIVGRLQTIIKAQDIEVEEDALYQVARAADGGMRDALSILDQAISYSEAEVVLDDVLAVTGSVSQKMISKIAMAFYNKDVAEALNAVEELMDHGKDAARFLEDLIYYYRDLLLYQTAPQLEEVVERVKIDETFQHLGDRSRKEWIYTVIETLNRSQQEMKWTNHPRIFLELALVQICQEETSSQPIQGGEDQNELLDRIQKLENELKTLKEQGVTVKQQEEGSEPKQKKQFKPSRQKSGVSHGRIKEMLKKATKQDLMKVKSVWGEVMENVRQEKVSAHAWLKDSEPVAATDNTFLLSFQYDMHCQMAMKDNIRGTLEQVLARTLGKQLEMVAIVEQEWKEIRTEFLKTRDEPEPDQKGAEPAEDPLIAEARRLVGDDLLDIQT, from the coding sequence ATGAGTTATCAAGCGCTATACCGCGTTTGGCGACCGCAAACGTTTGAAGATGTGGTTGGTCAAGGGCATGTAACAAGAACAATTCAAAACGCACTCATGCAGCAAAAAATCTCTCACGCCTATTTGTTTACAGGACCTCGAGGAACGGGAAAAACGAGTGCTGCGAAAATTATTGCGAAGGCCATTAACTGCGAGAAGGCACCTGTTGCTGAACCATGTAATGAATGTTCAGCATGTCTCGGGATTACGGATGGTTCGATTTCAGATGTTATCGAAATTGATGCTGCCTCTAACACAGGTGTTGATGACATCCGTGATATTCGCGATAAAGTAAAGTATGCGCCGAGTTCTGTTTCTTATAAGGTGTATATCATAGATGAGGTTCACATGCTTTCAACTGGAGCGTTCAATGCCCTTCTGAAAACGTTAGAAGAGCCACCAAAGCATGTAGTATTTATTCTTGCGACCACTGAGCCGCATAAAATCCCATTAACCATCATTTCCAGGTGTCAGCGTTTTGATATGAGAAGAATTACGGCGCAGGACATCGTTGGACGGTTACAAACAATTATTAAAGCGCAGGATATAGAGGTTGAAGAAGATGCGCTTTATCAAGTTGCTCGAGCAGCAGATGGTGGGATGCGAGATGCGTTAAGTATTCTTGATCAGGCAATCTCATATAGTGAGGCTGAAGTTGTATTAGATGATGTGCTTGCAGTAACAGGAAGCGTTTCCCAAAAAATGATCTCGAAAATTGCGATGGCTTTCTACAATAAAGATGTGGCAGAAGCTTTGAACGCAGTAGAAGAATTAATGGATCACGGGAAGGATGCTGCTCGTTTTCTAGAAGACTTAATTTATTACTACCGAGATTTACTGCTATATCAAACCGCGCCTCAGCTTGAAGAAGTAGTTGAACGGGTAAAAATCGACGAAACGTTTCAGCACTTGGGAGATCGTTCTCGGAAAGAATGGATTTATACTGTTATTGAGACATTGAATCGATCGCAGCAAGAAATGAAGTGGACGAACCATCCACGAATCTTTCTGGAATTAGCGCTTGTTCAAATCTGCCAGGAAGAGACGAGTAGTCAGCCTATACAAGGTGGAGAAGACCAAAATGAACTACTTGATCGTATTCAAAAGCTAGAAAATGAGTTGAAAACGCTCAAGGAACAAGGCGTTACGGTTAAGCAACAAGAAGAAGGTTCTGAACCAAAACAGAAGAAACAATTTAAACCTTCCAGACAGAAATCCGGCGTATCTCATGGTAGAATAAAAGAGATGCTGAAGAAAGCTACTAAGCAAGATTTAATGAAAGTAAAAAGCGTGTGGGGAGAAGTGATGGAGAACGTTCGTCAGGAAAAAGTCTCAGCACATGCATGGTTGAAAGATAGTGAGCCGGTGGCCGCTACAGACAACACCTTTCTTTTATCTTTTCAGTATGACATGCATTGCCAGATGGCAATGAAGGACAACATTCGTGGAACGCTTGAACAAGTATTAGCACGAACGCTTGGTAAACAGTTAGAAATGGTTGCAATTGTGGAACAAGAATGGAAGGAAATTCGCACAGAATTCTTGAAAACAAGAGATGAACCAGAACCTGATCAAAAAGGGGCTGAACCGGCGGAAGATCCATTGATCGCTGAAGCAAGACGTCTTGTCGGCGATGATTTATTAGATATTCAAACATAA
- a CDS encoding YbaB/EbfC family nucleoid-associated protein encodes MGGGGNMNNMMKQMQKMQKDMAKAQEELKDKIVEGTAGGGMVLVKANGHKEILEVIVKEEVVDPDDIDMLQDLVLAATNDALRNVDELVNKDMGKFTQGLNMPGMF; translated from the coding sequence ATGGGTGGCGGAGGAAACATGAATAACATGATGAAACAAATGCAAAAAATGCAAAAGGATATGGCGAAAGCTCAAGAAGAACTAAAGGATAAAATCGTTGAAGGTACAGCTGGCGGCGGTATGGTTCTAGTTAAAGCGAATGGTCATAAAGAAATCCTTGAAGTAATTGTAAAAGAAGAGGTCGTAGATCCAGATGATATCGACATGCTACAAGACCTTGTGCTTGCTGCAACGAATGATGCACTACGTAATGTAGATGAATTGGTAAACAAAGACATGGGCAAATTTACACAGGGTCTTAATATGCCAGGAATGTTTTAG
- a CDS encoding fumarylacetoacetate hydrolase family protein, producing the protein MKFVTFEVEGRRQAGIYKDSRIIGLHEASNGVIPEDLMRIIVDYPRYQPLIEACINGDYELENVTLYAPLPRPLSIRDFYAFEEHVVTARGKRGLGVVQEWYELPVFYFSNHLAVKGPGDVILRPKACEKLDYELEIACVIGKEGRNIKANQAKDYIFGFMIMNDWSARDLQAQEMKVGLGPAKGKDFATSFGPFLVTIDELPMEHGKLDLQMEAFVNGERYSLGNAKDMYYSFGEIIEQASRNVTLYPGEVLGSGTVGSGCILEQTDRIFLQSGDKVDLAITNLGTLSNVVGEEEEYGLLSKNGRGSF; encoded by the coding sequence TTGAAGTTCGTTACTTTCGAAGTAGAGGGTAGAAGACAAGCTGGTATTTATAAGGACTCGCGTATTATCGGATTACATGAGGCTTCTAATGGTGTTATTCCAGAAGATCTCATGAGGATCATTGTCGACTACCCGCGTTATCAACCGCTTATTGAAGCATGTATAAATGGTGATTATGAACTCGAAAACGTTACTCTATATGCGCCTCTTCCGCGTCCACTGAGCATCCGAGATTTTTATGCCTTTGAAGAACACGTGGTCACTGCACGAGGGAAAAGAGGGCTTGGTGTTGTGCAAGAATGGTATGAGCTTCCGGTCTTCTATTTTTCAAATCATCTTGCGGTCAAAGGACCAGGGGATGTAATTCTACGACCTAAAGCATGTGAAAAGCTAGACTATGAATTAGAAATTGCATGCGTCATTGGAAAAGAAGGGCGCAACATAAAAGCAAATCAGGCGAAAGACTACATTTTCGGTTTTATGATTATGAATGACTGGAGTGCGCGTGATCTTCAAGCACAAGAAATGAAAGTCGGCCTAGGTCCAGCGAAAGGAAAGGATTTTGCTACTTCCTTCGGTCCCTTTCTAGTAACGATTGATGAGCTTCCTATGGAACATGGGAAGCTTGATTTACAAATGGAGGCATTCGTAAATGGCGAGCGTTATTCCTTGGGAAATGCGAAAGATATGTACTATTCCTTTGGTGAGATCATTGAACAGGCCTCCCGCAATGTTACTTTATATCCTGGAGAAGTACTCGGTTCAGGCACGGTGGGAAGCGGGTGTATTCTTGAACAGACAGATCGTATCTTTCTACAGTCCGGCGATAAAGTTGATTTAGCTATTACGAACCTTGGCACGCTTTCAAATGTCGTGGGGGAGGAGGAAGAGTATGGTTTACTATCGAAAAATGGGAGAGGTTCCTTCTAA
- a CDS encoding cysteine hydrolase family protein has product MSKKHIEHSHQTNSAALLLIDVINTMDFEDAELLARYTEKTADNIQSLKKEAKAKGMPVIYVNDNYGLWQSDFKKVINYAAEANGQHLVDRLEPEDDDYTVVKPKHSGFFSTPLSTLLKFLNVNTLILTGFAGNICVLFTANDAYMREYDLYIPSDCCASNVKEDNDYALRLMEGNLKASTQASTELDIDDLIEKANQRNTTTAYEG; this is encoded by the coding sequence ATGAGTAAGAAACACATTGAACATAGCCATCAAACTAATTCTGCCGCTCTTTTATTAATTGATGTGATCAATACAATGGATTTCGAAGATGCTGAACTTCTTGCTAGATACACAGAGAAAACAGCAGACAATATACAATCTTTAAAAAAAGAAGCGAAAGCAAAAGGGATGCCTGTTATCTATGTTAATGATAATTACGGCTTATGGCAATCTGACTTCAAAAAGGTCATCAACTATGCAGCCGAAGCAAATGGTCAACATCTTGTGGATCGCCTTGAGCCAGAAGACGATGATTATACTGTTGTGAAACCGAAGCATTCTGGCTTTTTCTCAACCCCACTCTCAACGTTACTCAAATTCTTGAACGTCAATACACTTATTCTAACTGGTTTTGCAGGAAACATTTGTGTACTCTTTACTGCGAATGATGCTTATATGAGGGAATACGATCTTTATATACCATCTGATTGCTGTGCCTCTAACGTTAAGGAGGATAATGACTATGCCCTTCGCTTAATGGAAGGAAACTTAAAAGCCAGTACACAAGCTTCAACTGAATTGGATATAGACGACCTTATTGAAAAAGCGAATCAGCGAAATACAACAACAGCTTATGAAGGATAA
- the tadA gene encoding tRNA adenosine(34) deaminase TadA, giving the protein MEKDEQFMRLAMTEAQKASIIGEVPIGAVIVKDNEVIASAYNLRETEQRSVAHAELLAIDEACRKVGSWRLTDCTLYVTLEPCAMCSGAIVLSRVERVVFGAYDPKGGCAGTLMNLLEDPRFNHQAAVTPGVCEEECGTMLSAFFRDLRRKRKEEKQRSSIIENQKET; this is encoded by the coding sequence ATTGAAAAAGATGAGCAGTTTATGCGACTTGCTATGACGGAAGCACAGAAAGCTTCAATCATAGGTGAAGTACCCATAGGCGCAGTCATTGTAAAAGATAATGAAGTGATTGCCTCTGCATATAACCTTAGAGAAACGGAACAACGATCTGTAGCACATGCAGAGTTGCTTGCGATTGATGAAGCATGTCGTAAAGTGGGGTCTTGGCGCTTAACTGACTGCACGTTATACGTAACCCTTGAGCCTTGCGCTATGTGTAGTGGAGCGATTGTTCTTTCTAGAGTAGAGCGTGTGGTCTTTGGTGCCTACGATCCAAAGGGTGGATGTGCTGGGACATTAATGAATTTATTGGAGGATCCACGTTTTAATCATCAAGCAGCTGTAACGCCAGGTGTTTGTGAAGAGGAATGTGGAACCATGTTATCAGCTTTTTTTCGTGACTTAAGACGAAAACGAAAAGAAGAAAAGCAGCGATCGTCAATCATTGAAAATCAGAAAGAGACGTGA
- the hppD gene encoding 4-hydroxyphenylpyruvate dioxygenase: MMNQNQQETADFFPVRDVDYLEIYVGNAKQASHYFCKAFGFTPVAYSGLETGDREKVSYVLQQNNIRLVLSGALSNDHPIAEFVKLHGDGVKDIALTVENIDNAYKEAAERGAIELSPPKEYKDEHGVVKMAVIGTYGDTIHTLVERKNYSGLFLPGFKKFEGKIPSKETGLLGIDHCVGNVESMEEWVSYYENVMGFKQMIHFDDEDISTEYSALMSKVMHNGGRIKFPINEPANGKRKSQIQEYLDYYNGPGVQHIAVLTNDIVDTVAKLREGGVEFLETPDDYYDALTERVGEIDEEISKLRELKILVDRDDEGYLLQIFTKPVVDRPTLFIEVIQRKGAKGFGEGNFKALFQAIEREQERRGNL; encoded by the coding sequence ATGATGAATCAAAATCAACAGGAAACGGCTGATTTTTTCCCGGTGCGTGATGTGGATTATTTGGAGATTTATGTTGGAAATGCGAAACAGGCTAGTCACTATTTTTGTAAGGCGTTTGGATTTACGCCGGTAGCTTATTCAGGGCTTGAAACAGGGGATCGTGAAAAAGTATCTTATGTGCTGCAGCAAAATAACATTCGTCTTGTTTTATCAGGTGCACTGTCGAATGATCACCCAATTGCGGAGTTTGTCAAATTGCACGGAGATGGCGTTAAGGATATCGCTCTTACTGTAGAGAATATTGATAACGCTTACAAAGAAGCTGCTGAGCGAGGAGCGATTGAACTAAGTCCACCGAAAGAATATAAAGATGAGCATGGCGTAGTGAAGATGGCGGTTATTGGTACTTATGGTGATACCATTCATACATTAGTTGAACGAAAAAACTACTCCGGGCTTTTTCTTCCTGGGTTTAAGAAGTTTGAAGGGAAAATCCCTTCAAAGGAAACGGGGTTACTTGGTATCGACCACTGCGTTGGGAACGTGGAATCAATGGAAGAGTGGGTTTCTTACTATGAGAATGTGATGGGCTTTAAGCAAATGATTCATTTCGATGATGAAGACATTAGCACAGAGTACTCTGCGTTAATGTCGAAAGTGATGCACAATGGGGGACGCATTAAATTCCCGATCAATGAGCCTGCAAATGGGAAACGTAAATCACAAATTCAAGAATACCTCGATTATTACAATGGTCCTGGTGTGCAGCATATTGCTGTCCTGACGAATGATATTGTTGATACAGTTGCAAAACTTCGTGAGGGTGGAGTTGAGTTTCTTGAAACACCAGATGATTATTATGATGCGCTTACTGAGCGAGTAGGTGAGATTGATGAAGAGATAAGCAAACTACGCGAGTTAAAAATTTTAGTGGACCGTGATGACGAAGGGTACTTACTTCAAATTTTCACAAAACCTGTTGTCGATCGACCAACGTTATTTATTGAAGTTATTCAGCGTAAGGGTGCGAAAGGATTTGGAGAAGGAAACTTCAAAGCGTTGTTCCAAGCGATTGAACGAGAGCAGGAACGAAGAGGCAACTTATAG
- a CDS encoding flavin reductase family protein has translation MKVQPNTLAWKDSYKLLIGSILPRPIAFVSSIDKSGETNLAPFSFFTGICAVPMMVCFSPMRKAGAGDKKDTLLNIEESKEFVINIVGEKIAEQMNECATPFPKGKDEFLEAGLTKVESELIRPPRVKESDVQLECVLDQIVEFGDHEGSGSLVIGKVVMVHVRDELYKDGKIDTEMLQPVGRLAGQEYTRSITDTFTLRRKTSPDGKS, from the coding sequence ATGAAAGTTCAACCGAATACGTTAGCATGGAAAGATTCCTATAAATTATTGATTGGATCTATTCTCCCCCGGCCGATTGCTTTTGTATCCAGTATAGATAAGAGCGGTGAGACGAATCTTGCTCCTTTTAGCTTTTTTACAGGGATATGTGCGGTTCCTATGATGGTTTGCTTTTCTCCGATGCGAAAGGCTGGTGCAGGAGATAAGAAAGATACGCTCTTAAACATTGAAGAATCAAAGGAGTTTGTGATCAATATCGTTGGTGAGAAAATTGCTGAACAAATGAATGAGTGTGCTACGCCTTTTCCAAAAGGTAAGGATGAATTTCTGGAGGCTGGACTTACAAAAGTAGAAAGTGAGCTAATTCGTCCTCCTAGAGTGAAGGAGAGTGACGTTCAGCTCGAATGTGTTCTTGATCAAATCGTTGAGTTTGGTGATCATGAAGGCTCAGGTAGTCTCGTTATCGGAAAAGTTGTGATGGTTCACGTGCGTGATGAGTTATATAAAGATGGCAAGATAGATACGGAGATGCTCCAACCAGTTGGGCGTTTAGCGGGTCAGGAGTATACGAGATCTATAACAGATACATTTACATTGAGACGAAAAACATCTCCTGATGGAAAGAGCTGA
- a CDS encoding homogentisate 1,2-dioxygenase, protein MVYYRKMGEVPSKRHTTFKKEDGSLYREQVMGTKGFSGIQSILYHHHFPTAVTDATFLKNIAPEYETESALRHRHFRTAQCDKKGDAVVDRCYFLGNEDVILGIVNPTKTMNYFYRNGDGDELFFIHHGSGKIETMFGEVYYEAGDYIVMPIGTIYRVIPEGEDNRWLVLEANSAITTPRRYRNEYGQLMEHSPFCERDFNGPDRLLSFDKKGSFEVVTKTRGGLHRHMFDHHPLDVVGWDGYLYPWKFNINDFEPITGRVHQPPPVHQTFEGHNFVVCSFVPRLYDYHPDAIPAPYFHSNVDSDEVLYYVEGNFMSRKGIEEASITLHPSGIPHGPHPGKIEASIGKKETLELAVMIDTFRPLKVIEHVQQYEDENYMKSWVTE, encoded by the coding sequence ATGGTTTACTATCGAAAAATGGGAGAGGTTCCTTCTAAACGACATACAACGTTTAAAAAAGAAGATGGTTCCTTATACAGGGAACAAGTGATGGGAACGAAAGGATTTTCGGGTATTCAATCGATCTTGTATCATCACCATTTTCCAACAGCGGTGACAGATGCGACCTTTCTAAAGAATATAGCACCAGAGTATGAGACAGAAAGCGCCCTTCGCCATCGTCATTTCCGAACAGCACAGTGCGACAAAAAAGGTGATGCGGTTGTCGATCGATGTTATTTCCTAGGGAATGAAGATGTGATTCTCGGGATCGTGAATCCTACGAAGACAATGAATTACTTTTATCGCAATGGGGATGGAGATGAGCTTTTCTTTATCCATCACGGTTCAGGGAAAATCGAGACGATGTTTGGGGAAGTCTATTATGAAGCTGGCGACTATATTGTCATGCCAATTGGAACCATTTACCGCGTTATTCCAGAAGGGGAGGATAATCGCTGGTTGGTTTTAGAAGCAAACAGTGCCATTACGACTCCGAGGAGATATCGAAACGAATATGGACAGCTGATGGAACACAGTCCATTCTGTGAACGAGATTTCAACGGGCCAGATCGTCTTCTATCTTTTGATAAAAAAGGATCGTTTGAAGTAGTAACGAAAACACGTGGGGGGTTGCACCGCCATATGTTCGATCATCATCCGCTTGATGTTGTCGGCTGGGATGGCTACCTTTATCCATGGAAGTTTAATATCAACGATTTTGAGCCGATTACAGGGCGAGTGCATCAGCCGCCACCAGTGCATCAAACCTTTGAAGGTCATAATTTTGTCGTCTGCTCCTTTGTGCCAAGGCTCTATGACTATCATCCAGACGCCATTCCAGCACCTTATTTTCATAGTAACGTTGATAGTGATGAAGTGCTTTACTACGTTGAGGGGAATTTCATGAGCCGGAAAGGTATTGAGGAAGCGTCGATTACCCTTCATCCTTCAGGTATCCCACACGGTCCGCATCCAGGAAAAATTGAGGCAAGCATCGGCAAAAAAGAAACGCTTGAGCTTGCTGTGATGATCGATACATTCCGACCACTTAAGGTCATTGAACACGTTCAGCAATATGAAGATGAGAATTATATGAAAAGCTGGGTCACAGAATAA
- a CDS encoding YaaL family protein, with product MFFKRKGYLRKDADERLIQTLYELKDVWNNQKEIVERSVEPSGAVLAKLKVDEAKYFFLLKEAKRRKIRMG from the coding sequence ATGTTCTTCAAACGTAAAGGCTATTTGCGGAAAGACGCTGATGAGCGTTTGATTCAGACGCTATACGAATTAAAAGATGTATGGAACAATCAAAAAGAAATCGTAGAGCGCAGTGTTGAGCCTTCTGGAGCCGTTCTTGCGAAGCTTAAAGTGGATGAAGCAAAATACTTCTTTCTATTAAAAGAAGCAAAACGAAGAAAGATAAGAATGGGATAA